The nucleotide window CTTTCAAGAAAACACTTAGGAATTGTCTTTGACAGCGGCGGCATGCACTAATACAATGCTATTTTCGGATGGCCCAGTCGCAGACACAAGGTTACTTGCAACCATGTGTGTGACGATGGCCTCTCGGCCGCCATCTGGCTCAGTCCCTGACAGGGTGCCAGCTTGCAAAGTGAACCCACGTCAcggtgagatgagatgaggtCACAACGGCCAGAGGTGTCAGTCGGCGGTGGTCAGCATCAGGGTCGTGTGGCGAGATTAGGAGAGCAGGCGTCGGCTTGCACAGTAGATCCAAGCGTCGGGATACACTGTAGACGATACCCACAAGCAAACACTGCGGGACCCTTCCGAGATGACGACTCCAGCGGCCCCGCAAGCAACGGCCAGCGCTAGAATCAGGAGAAAAGGGGTTCTTTTATTCTGCCGGGTTCAGCTCCGAGATCAGCCCCCTTGTTGAGTGTTGACAGGCACACAGGGGAGAAAGAGGACGGGAGGGAGTCGGTCGGCGTGGGAGGTATCATGTGACGGCCATGGATGCCCCAGGCATAAAACATCGAGGATAGGAGGCACGCCCATACAGGCTCTCGACCAGTGGAAGGGCTTTGTTGCCTTGCATCCAATGACGAACACTGGGGAGCCAATGGCAGGGCCACAAGACGCTCTGACAGAAGCATCCATCCATTCAGGACCCGGGTGGCAGAACCTGGAACTTgacggcggggagggcggcAAGGCACATCTTGTAGGAGGGAAAGAAGCGACAAAAAATGGCGACGGGAGTGGATAGAGATGGGCATCTGGCATGGGGGGGGACGAGAAGACAATCTGAATGAATCCAACctggaaggggggaaaatGAAGAAGGTGCAAGCCATGGGGACGAGCTTGCGTTTGGCACGCTGGATGTGGTGGGGCCATAAAAAGGCGGGACGATTGTATCCATTCTCGCTCCCTCCCGCTGGCCTGGTCTCTTCACCCTTTTTAGCCTCTTGGGACTATTTTGTGGCCGActgcccccccaccctctgGATCGCCTGTTTTTTGCATTCAACGCCACAGAAAAAGAGgtccccaacaacagcgtCCGAGTTGACTTTTCTGACAAGCGCAGCTGCCACCATCTCGGGTCgcctctccatctcttcctccaacccaatccGCCGCTCTCCAATCTTTTTTCGGTTTGGTCAACCCAGCGAAACCTACGACTACCACCGCCAGCAGACGACGTGATGACATAGACCTTTCCCGTTCCCTTTTTTCTTCGAGTTACCCTTCCGCTGCTGTCGCCGTCTTCTTACCCTGTCTGTTGTCGTCTGTCTCTGTTCCACTTTTGCCTCTCTAGGTGCCTCTGTCTCTGATCTAGCCCTGCTCGCTGCTGTCTGGCTGTCTGTCCGCTATTCCGCTGCTGCCCGCCGCACTGTGGGGATTtttgagagagagggagagggagaccAGACGAAAGTGGGTGAGAGAGAGCGATTTGCTTTTCACGAgttttcccccccccctcccatcgtCCCGACGGACGATCGAGTCTTTACCATCACCTCGCCCGTGTCATTGCGAACCACAAAATCACCGCCCAAAACCACACCAAAAACTCCACCTGCAAAACTCTGCACCTTTTTGGCTTTTCGGTCTTCGGCtatccccttcttcacccttcGCATCGTCCGTCGAGCGAACCGATCCGATCGACCGCCCCGAGCCACGCTGGGTCTCTCGACTCGCAGTGTCAGAGCCCGACgccttcccattcccatcgtGTGCCGCATGAGGCCGAGCTTCGATCCCGCTGTCCCGCAAACGTCACCTCTTCCCAAGCTTGGCTTCTGTCTTGCTGGATCTTCGCGCTAACTGTCGCGATTGCTAGTCTTCGGGCAAAAATGAGCGAACAGTCGGGCTACTACAGCGGCTATGCGCAGCAGCCAACACGGTCCTCCCCCATTTCGTCCAGGACGGGCTTCAACACCGTCTCCGGACTCCCAAGCGCCATGCGGCCTCAGCAGCGCCACCAGATAGACTCCTTCACCCAGGGATCTGCCTCTCTATTTCCTGCCGAGGACCGCTTCAACCCCTACGAAAGCAACTCTTTcagacaacagcaacaacaacacagagcaccaccaacaccaggcTTCCCGACCGACAATTATATTGCCAATGCCCAGGCATGGGCGTACAACGGTGCCAACACGGTGAACGGAGCAATGGGCGACAGCAGGCTTCGGCCGAGTGCCTCTCGCAGAGCAGCTCTGCCCACGGTTCGTCCAACTCATCAGCCACATCTCGCACGCGCAGCTAGATATTGTGATCTTTTTTGCTGACTTTGCTTTTTGTTTCCACAGGAATGGACCATGAGCGGCGAGCAAGGTCTGGGGAGTCAGGCCCTCAACACCCCTTCAACACAGTATTCGGTCATGGCCAACTTTAACAGCCAGAGCATGGGGATGATTAGTGGTGATGGCTATGGCTCCGAGCGGCATGGCTTTGCGAATGGCATGTACGACCCTCGTCACGATGCCAAGTCCATGTCTAGCGACCTGATTCCGACCGCCATTGTCATCAAGAACATCCCGTTCAATGTTCGCAAGGAAATGCTCACATCCATCATGTCGGACCTGGGACTACCCCAGCCATATGCCTTCAACTACCACTTTGACAACGGCATTTTCCGGGGACTGGCCTTTGCCAACTTTCAGAGCCCTCTCGACACACAGACTGTCATTGAGCAGCTGAACGGATACGAGGTTCAGGGCCGCAAGCTGAGAGTCGAATACAAGAAGATGCTGCCAGAGCACGAAAGGGAGAGGATTGAACGCGAGAAGCGGGAGAAGAGAGGCCAGTTAGAGGAGCAGCACCAGCCCCTAACACTGCAACACCAGTCCTCGATGCACTCTCTAAATGCCGCCCACAGCACCCGATCCCGCACTTCGCCGCTGCGTAAGTCCACGACAAAATCAACAATGAAGCTCTCGGCATCAGCTAACCCAGCATCCATTGCAGGGGATGTGGACCTCAACAATCCAGACACTCTGCAGTTCTACACGGAGCTTACCCTGTTCCGCAACGATCCCAACCGTGAAATCCTGGTTTTCCCCTCTACCATTACACCGCATCAGCGCCGAACCGTCCACATTCTCGCGCACAATATGGGACTGGAGCATCGCTCGGTTGGCGAGGGGCCGCAGAGACAGCTGCACGTTCTCAAAGAGTCCGCGCCACCTGCGTCCCTCGTGCACAACCTGCCGGGTGTGTCGGCCGATGCCCACCGCCGTGGTCTGAGCCGTGCTGCTACCATCGACTTTGCTGAGACCCGGAACAGTGGACCAGGCCACTATGCCACCATGGGCCGCTCTAGCCGTCATGGCCCGACATTGGAGCTTCCGGACAGCCCAGATGGTGGGCTAAATGCGCTCCGCGGCGTCAAGTCGTTTGCCGACCTGCGTTCGTACACGCCCAGCCCTTCCCTGTCCTCGACAGGCTTTCCTCAAGCTGGCAGTGTAGCTCAGTACGGAGAGTACAGCGCCAATCTTGCCGGTCAGAACAGCTCATTGACCACACCCACGACTCCGGGTACCAACTCCAACAATGATCCCTCCATGTTGATCCCGGACCTCAGTGGCATGACATTGAGCGAGAACTTTGGCAGCAACAGACTGCGCCCTCGGGACGCACCTGGCGCCATCGGCAGCCAGCGGCCCGTGATGAACGGGTCCAGCACCCGCAGCATTCCCGAACGTCAGCCACTGGGCCCAAATGGAGATTGGGGTGAAGGCATGGCCGGTTTTGCTGCCCGCGGCCGGGCCAATGGCCACATGCAACGGGGAAGCGGTACGTGATCTTTGCTGGCCAGCTCTTTGAACACCACATTGACTAACTTTTTATTGCAGAGTCTTCAGATACCGCGGTGCGTTCGGCAACCACTTCCGCGGCCAGGTTCCAATAGGAGCGGAATCGTGCACCTGCCAGTTGTGTGTATGTTCCGCGTGCTGATCTTGAACGAGCCAACCGGGCGTCGTATCCCTCCGGCTTGCCCGCACAGCAGAGCCGACCGCAGGCCCAACAATTACCTCACATTCGCTATCCTTCCCATTTTCTTTCTGGGCCGCCGCTTCAGGATGGTCAGAGAGTTTTCGTGTTtccaccctcgcctcccctTTACTGATGGCATTGGAAGAAATCGATTGAGCAAAGTTCGTGTGGGTTGAATAGCTGCTACGGCTGTTGGATTAAAATAATTTGTTGGAATACGGACGGATGGGCGCCATCATTGCGACCTGCAACACACCAAAGCAAaacagcaaaacaaaaaaaaaagacaactATCCGCATCTACACATACACTCGCAACAACCGCACAGAGTCACTTCTTCGCCCTTGCTGCCTTCGCCGAGCATACGCCTTGTAATATTGTTTCAGAAGCACGTCTTCGGCCCTTCCAAGACTCTggttttcctcttttttttccctcgACCTCCCTCAACTGTCCGTGGTTCGTACCCAAGCTCCATGATGATTGGCGACGTTGCCGCTCCTTCGAGCCTTTGTGCTATGCTCTCCCGATAATGAACGACGATGGAAATACGAAAAGAGACGGGAAAATGAACGAATTGGGTATACAGAGAAGACTTTATACACCTCATCTGGGCGACCAATTTTGTGCCAATCTTTTGATTGGCATTAGGCAAACCTCCGCAAGGCAGCATTCCAGGATTACTTTTTCTTTGAGCTGCCTTGGTTCCTTGGACGCCCACCAAGGCTTTTCCCCTGACGCAAAGCGTCCTGGGTTTGCCCCGCCAACCACTTGTTTTATGAATGTTATGGTTGTTACGACGTCACGTCCTAGATGGCTACGGCAAAGCTACACCACCCCTTTGCTTGGTGGGCAGGGCACTTGACTACTTGTTTCGACTCAATGTGCGGCCCGCCAAGAAGAGCACAAAACCGGTGCTATGGCATAcgaaaaagcaaaaggaaCTCATCTAATAGACCGCACACTCAGGTGTGACTATCCACGCCCCTTTTTCTACCCTTTCTTGATGCATATAGGTGTGTCCCTGACAATGGACACGACATTGCATATGTCAGCATGATGTGGTGACCAGATAGTGATGAGCGCCggtggggggatggtggcgCACAAATCTTCTACAGGTTGTCGTTGAAAATAACAAAAGTTTGACTTGGTCCATGTTATTTCAGCAAAGCTGCATTTGGGTTCCTGTTACTGTTTTTTTGACTTATTCGGTCTACTTTAATATATGTCTTTTGCCTCGATGTTTCTTTTCTCGTGGTTTGTGTTTGTCTTTGGTTTGGGTGGGCTGCTGCGAGAAAGACGATTCAAGAACGCACTTCAAGGGCTCTATAATCACACTATCCTTCCACTAGCGACAAACTTTTCTGGGCATGATatgatgggtggtgatgacggttgatgatgggaccGAGGCACGAATGAATTTGGCTGTCGCAGTTTAAGCCAAGAGACATGAAAATGGGGGTATAAAAAAAGGATCGGGATCACAAGCAAGAATGATGTTCATGGTTATGAAGTATGAGTACTTCTATTTGCTGGGAGCGAGATATTGGCGGCTTGGCTTATTTCCATCATTCTCATCAAATATGCGGATACCTTCACTCTTGGTGTTGGAGTCCTTGTGTAGATAGACCGTTGTGAGTTCCAATTGTTCAGGCGTCGGGCAATTACCGGGCTAGTCACCTAATATGAGGTTGGCTGTTCCTTTTTCTCTGTACATTGCTATCACGTGAAGGGTTTTTCAACAAAATGTAGGGACTGCCAGCTACTCACCAAGGGGATGTTCAAAGAAGGTTGGGCCACTAATGTCACGGTTAACAAGCCTGGAAATTCGGTAGCCTTGAAAGTTTAGCAGTGAGCTTTTAAACATTAGTAGGTGGAGGCCTTGGGGGAAGAATACTCGTTGATTGACTTCAAATATATACCATAAGGTAAAGACCAATATGTCTCGACATGGTCAAGGCCCTTCTTATTTTTTTGATGCAGTTCCTCGTGTTATGTCTGGGAAAGTGGGTCGGTCCCACATATAAGGGGGTGTCTTGCAAACATTCCCCTCTTTCGAGTCACGACATATCCTCACTCACACACATGCTCGCTCAAAAAATGGATTCGCCACTCCGCCACGAACTCAATCTCGCACTTGGGCTAGCTCGCCAAGCTGCCTTGATCAGCCGGACTGTCTTATCTGAGTTCCTTCTCACTCACCAGAAAAGCGAGGTTGATTCGGTAACAAAAAGCGACTTCAGCCCCGTTACTGTGGCCGACTTTGCCATTCAGGCCCTTCTGGCTGGCACCCTCAGTAAGGCATTCCCCGACGATGGGCTAGTGGGTGAGGAATCGGCAGACGAGCTGAGGAAAGACCCTCGACTGCTGCACAAGGTTGCGGCCGTATTAAAAGTCGCAAAAGGCTGGGAGGCAAGAGACGAGAATCATGTGTGTGATGTCATTGACCTCTGCAAAGgcgaggggaagggaaggacgTGGGTATTTGATCCCATTGATGGCACCAAGACATTCCTCAAGGGACAGCAATATGCCATCAATATTGCCTTGTTGGCagaaggggaaggttggCGGGGCAGGGAGGAAGTCATGAGTGTGGTTGCTTGTCCGCTCTTGGACTGGACGCTGGGAGCCATGGGGGGAGCAACGGTGATAAATGACGCGTCTGTGGACAAAACAGGGAAAGGGGCAGTCATTTACTGTGTCAAAGGCCATGGGGTTTTCGTCGAACCATTGTTCAACAAGACAGACGACGAAAAGCCGAGACGGGTCCCTCAACATGCAAGCCAAGTCACGGCAATCGAGGAACTGAAGAGTGTGACCTGCTGGCAGAGTCTAGACTCGGGAGTTGACACGATGCATGAAAGGGTAGCTGAAAGACTGGGCATGGACTTTCCGGGGAACGACCTTCTCGGATGGGTAAATCGATGGGTGTGCCTTGCGCTTGGCCTAGCAAACACCACGATATGGGTATacaaaaagagagagagaaaggcAAAAATATGGGATCATGCGGGTGCCATGCTTCTTTTtaaggaggttggtggcaAAATTACGGATGTTGATGGGAAAGATATCGATTTGACCCAAGGGAGGCTGTTGGGCCAAAATTTCGGCTTCCTGGCGGCACCACAAAGGGTTCATGGATTGGTGTTGGAAGCATTGAAAGAGGCCatgagggaaagggaaaatcTTAACACGGTGAGCGGATCTACCTGATGCTGGCTTCTGCTGGTTTCCAGGCAAACGTTTCTTAATGATTCTATCTGCATACATTTCGTCATCTGATCGGCAGTCATCATAACTCAGTAGTTTATGAGCAAGAGTAAATGGAACTAGAACTGGTCCCCGAATCTTGCAGTAGCAACTTTGCCACGTGGGAGAAAGTGTTGACTGCTCGCTTACACGGACAGTCTTCTGGCGAGACTAGGACCCGAGTCTGACAAACTGTGAGACATTAAATCAAAAGCCACGTGGGGGATTCAAAGACTTGGGCACCGAGCTCATGGTGCAAAGAGCGACTCGGGACCCAGAACCCAGCGACCAGCCGTTGGGTCCGCAGTAACAGTGGCGGTCTATCCATCTCTTCGAGTATGAATGTCATACCCAGCTTGGGCTCATTTGCATATATCACTGGGGTTCCATAGAAGTCTAGATGGCTGTGGAGTTTGCCCTCGAGAATTGACAACTTGGTGCCGTGGCAGTGCCTGGGTAACTAATATGCCCACATTGGCAACAGACAAAACACAGAGAACAAAGCGGcagtttcttttctttcctgttGAACCAGCTAAATGCCCAGAATCTCGATGCTCGGATGGCCTGCCATCCTCCTGCACCTCGGTTTTCCCGGATGGCCTGGTCGGAAGAAACCGAAGATTGAGTAGCACCGGCATCCAgacaaaccccccaaaggATAAAACTCAAGGGAAGGAAGAGAACGTGGCTTGTGGGGCAGAACATAAAAGGGTGTGACTGCTCGGTTGTCGGTTGACAGCGACTTGCCGCCTCGCCCGCCGCAGCACATGGCATATATACATACCATGTGTTTGATTACTTGACGCCAGGAAGGCCCGAAGCGGCCCAGAACAGACGAGAAATGAACGAATGGGACAAGTTTCCCCGCACCCCAGAAAATGGtgcccacccccttttccctaTCATCTCCATGTTTACCCCAGATGTATTTCACGTTATATTCCCAAACCCCATTTAGAAATGTTTGGTTCTGCCCTCCCATACGTCACTTGTCTGGTTCTTAATGCACCCAACACCAAGCGAGGGCGGCTGCGTGTGAGCAGCGTGACCTTGGATAATCAAcgtgggagaaggggggcgGCTGCACCTGATTTTACCCGGCTGTATACAGACTCTTCACAAACAACAAGACATCAATTCCGGAGCTCCAGCAATTGTGGACGAATACGGCAAGAGGTCCAATAACAGCTCGAATCTTTCTCCACCAATCACTCATATTATACCCAAATGATCAGAGAACATAGAACAAGTTCTGTAGTATCGGCAGTTAGTACTTGCCGGGAGCCTGAAAGAGTTCGAAGAGACTCTACCCGGTCGAGACGGGGCCATCGACGCCATCGTGCCCAAAGCAGGCAAACAGACATGGCTGGAAATCAGAAATAAAAGAGTCCCAGCCGGCCCAGCTTTGGCTGGAGagcctctcctctccttttcTCGTCACCGACGAATACTACTTTCCATTCTTTCTCCTCCAGGAGCGTAAGATCTTCCTCTGGTTGAGCCTCGCAAGAGATCAAGCCGCCACCGCACCCAACGACAAGACACCAGCACACAAGGGGGACAGATCAAAGGATCAACAAAGGGACAATATGCATTCGTGGTCTACCCTCACCGCGGCTTTTGCGCTGCTGGCCAACGGAGTTGCCGCTCAGAACATGTTGCGGTTCGCCTGCTCCCAGCTCGTTGTCGACCGTGTCGATCCTCTCGTCAACCCCGGCGTCCGCTACActccccatcttcaccaGATTGTTGGTGGTAACTCCTTCAACCTGACCATGGAGCCAGTCGAGTATGACTTGGTCAAGAGATCGACCTGCACATCCTGCTCGTTCCCCCAGGATCTGTCCAACTACTGGACGGCCGTCATGTTTTTCAAGCACAAGAACGGATCGTATCACCGTGTTCCCCAAGTCGGCAACGGCGGTCCCCAGGGTCAACTCATCAACAAGGGTGGTCTCGACATCTACTACATTCCCAGCGGCAAGACCACCGCCTTCAGACCTGTACGTTCTGTGATCGTGGGCCCAGGGATTTGTATCACTGACAAGACTGGCATCTAGGGCTTCCGCATGCTTGCCGGTAACGCGGCCAACACCGAGGACAGCAAGGTTTCCAAGGCCAACATCTGCCATCGTTGCTGGACATCGACCAACGAGGGCAACTTCATCGGCGGTGCTCCCTGCACTGGCTCTGATACCGTCGCCATCCCTCAGGAGCCGCGCTGCAAGATGATCCGCCagaccatcatcttcccccaCTGCTGGGACGGCAAGAACCTTGACACCCCCGACCACAAGTCCCACGTCGCCTACGGCCAGGGCTCTGGTGCCACTGGCGGCGGCGCCTGCCCATCCAGCCACCCCGTCAAGCTTCCTCAGCTCATGTACGAGCTGATGTGGAACGTGACCAACTTCAGTGATAAGAACATGTGGCCCACCTCGGGCCCTGCCTTTGTCTACAGCATGAACCTTGGCGGATCTGCCGCTCACGGTGACTACGTCTTCGGCTGGGAAGGCGACACTCTTCAGCGTGCCATGGACAAGGGCTGCAACCTCAACCGTGCTTGCCCTGCTGCTGGTCTTACTTACCAGCCTCCCGAGGTTTACAACGCTTGCAACATCAAGCAGCAGGCTCCCGAGCCCGTCGACGGCTGTAAGTTttcatccccacccccttcacaaACGTCTGAGAGAGATGAATGCTAATGATATCATCAACCAGGGCTCAAGGCCATGCCGATGGGCGATGTCGCCATTAAGGCTTAATCTCACGCAATGATAGCAATTTCCTAGTGTTCAAGAGAACAGCACCAAGACCATGGACTTGTTTGAAAACTCTACATGTTCATCATTGTTTTGAAAAGAGTGGTCTGGTTGGATGGTTGAGCACGTCAGGCAGAGTGGAGTCGGCATCAGTTTACACAAACATAGTATTACTTTtattccccctcctcactcgTCTTGTCATTTGTGGTGAATCATTCCTTGCCCTTGTGTGCCCCATTGCGTGTAGTTTGATTACATGTACCGCCGGAATTTGAGCCTGGCTCATTACAGAATATCTGGGTGTTCATCGATTTATGTTTTTCAAGTCAGTAGCTGGTCGTGACTTGACCCACCAGTAATGTCGACAGGACCAGG belongs to Podospora bellae-mahoneyi strain CBS 112042 chromosome 6, whole genome shotgun sequence and includes:
- the PIN4 gene encoding Peptidyl-prolyl cis-trans isomerase pin4 (COG:A; EggNog:ENOG503NZ7N), translated to MSEQSGYYSGYAQQPTRSSPISSRTGFNTVSGLPSAMRPQQRHQIDSFTQGSASLFPAEDRFNPYESNSFRQQQQQHRAPPTPGFPTDNYIANAQAWAYNGANTVNGAMGDSRLRPSASRRAALPTEWTMSGEQGLGSQALNTPSTQYSVMANFNSQSMGMISGDGYGSERHGFANGMYDPRHDAKSMSSDLIPTAIVIKNIPFNVRKEMLTSIMSDLGLPQPYAFNYHFDNGIFRGLAFANFQSPLDTQTVIEQLNGYEVQGRKLRVEYKKMLPEHERERIEREKREKRGQLEEQHQPLTLQHQSSMHSLNAAHSTRSRTSPLRDVDLNNPDTLQFYTELTLFRNDPNREILVFPSTITPHQRRTVHILAHNMGLEHRSVGEGPQRQLHVLKESAPPASLVHNLPGVSADAHRRGLSRAATIDFAETRNSGPGHYATMGRSSRHGPTLELPDSPDGGLNALRGVKSFADLRSYTPSPSLSSTGFPQAGSVAQYGEYSANLAGQNSSLTTPTTPGTNSNNDPSMLIPDLSGMTLSENFGSNRLRPRDAPGAIGSQRPVMNGSSTRSIPERQPLGPNGDWGEGMAGFAARGRANGHMQRGSESSDTAVRSATTSAARFQ
- a CDS encoding hypothetical protein (EggNog:ENOG503NYE3; COG:S); this translates as MHSWSTLTAAFALLANGVAAQNMLRFACSQLVVDRVDPLVNPGVRYTPHLHQIVGGNSFNLTMEPVEYDLVKRSTCTSCSFPQDLSNYWTAVMFFKHKNGSYHRVPQVGNGGPQGQLINKGGLDIYYIPSGKTTAFRPGFRMLAGNAANTEDSKVSKANICHRCWTSTNEGNFIGGAPCTGSDTVAIPQEPRCKMIRQTIIFPHCWDGKNLDTPDHKSHVAYGQGSGATGGGACPSSHPVKLPQLMYELMWNVTNFSDKNMWPTSGPAFVYSMNLGGSAAHGDYVFGWEGDTLQRAMDKGCNLNRACPAAGLTYQPPEVYNACNIKQQAPEPVDGWLKAMPMGDVAIKA
- a CDS encoding hypothetical protein (COG:F; COG:P; EggNog:ENOG503PBKB), with the translated sequence MVKALLIFLMQFLVLCLGKWVGPTYKGVSCKHSPLSSHDISSLTHMLAQKMDSPLRHELNLALGLARQAALISRTVLSEFLLTHQKSEVDSVTKSDFSPVTVADFAIQALLAGTLSKAFPDDGLVGEESADELRKDPRLLHKVAAVLKVAKGWEARDENHVCDVIDLCKGEGKGRTWVFDPIDGTKTFLKGQQYAINIALLAEGEGWRGREEVMSVVACPLLDWTLGAMGGATVINDASVDKTGKGAVIYCVKGHGVFVEPLFNKTDDEKPRRVPQHASQVTAIEELKSVTCWQSLDSGVDTMHERVAERLGMDFPGNDLLGWVNRWVCLALGLANTTIWVYKKRERKAKIWDHAGAMLLFKEVGGKITDVDGKDIDLTQGRLLGQNFGFLAAPQRVHGLVLEALKEAMRERENLNTVSGST